From the Lathyrus oleraceus cultivar Zhongwan6 chromosome 4, CAAS_Psat_ZW6_1.0, whole genome shotgun sequence genome, one window contains:
- the LOC127073279 gene encoding uncharacterized protein LOC127073279 — protein MGALFSKLCKLFLSNKATQTLINILHHSPHSDSNMELEPILHRTVTANGINIHIAEKGQGPLILFIHGFPDLWYSWRHQITFLSSHGYRCVALDLRGYGDTDIPTAPTSYTSLHVVGDIIGLLDTIAADQEKVFVVAHDWGAVTAWYLSLYRPERIKALVNLSVAFTPRNPKRKPLDTLRAVYGNDYYVNRFQEPGDIEQEFSEIGTERVLKEFFTYRNPGPLYLPKGKGFGHPNDSPIVLPPWLSEEECKYYASKFDKTGFTGALNYYRNIDLNWELTAPWTGAKVKVPVKFIVGDLDLTYNAPGAKDYIHKGGLKRDVPLLEDVVVIEGAGHFLHQERADEINKHIYDFFKKF, from the exons ATGGGTGCACTATTTTCAAAGCTGTGCAAACTATTCTTATCCAACAAAGCCACACAAACGCTCATAAACATTCTCCACCACTCACCACATTCCGACAGTAACATGGAACTAGAACCTATACTTCACCGAACAGTAACAGCCAATGGCATAAACATACACATAGCTGAAAAGGGTCAAGGTCCATTAATCCTCTTCATCCATGGTTTCCCCGACCTATGGTATTCATGGCGCCACCAGATCACTTTTCTGTCTTCCCACGGCTACCGCTGTGTGGCCCTGGACCTCCGCGGATACGGTGACACCGATATACCTACCGCGCCAACATCATACACTAGCCTCCATGTCGTCGGCGACATCATCGGACTTCTCGACACCATCGCCGCTGATCAAGAGAAAGTGTTTGTTGTGGCTCATGATTGGGGTGCAGTTACAGCTTGGTATCTTTCCCTTTATCGCCCCGAAAGAATCAAAGCTCTTGTTAACTTGAGTGTTGCTTTTACTCCAAGAAACCCCAAAAGAAAGCCTCTTGATACCCTTAGAGCTGTCTATGGTAATGACTACTATGTCAACAGATTTCAG GAGCCTGGTGATATAGAACAAGAATTTTCTGAGATTGGTACTGAAAGAGTCTTGAAGGAATTTTTCACCTACCGTAATCCTGGTCCACTTTATTTACCTAAGGGTAAAGGTTTTGGACACCCAAATGATTCTCCTATAGTGTTGCCTCCATGGTTATCGGAAGAAGAATGTAAATACTATGCATCCAAATTTGACAAAACTGGCTTTACAGGAGCATTGAATTACTACAGAAATATAGATCT AAACTGGGAGCTTACTGCTCCATGGACTGGTGCTAAAGTTAAAGTTCCGGTTAAGTTTATTGTGGGTGATCTTGACCTTACCTATAATGCGCCGGGCGCAAAAGATTACATTCACAAAGGTGGGTTGAAGAGAGATGTGCCACTTCTTGAGGATGTGGTTGTAATTGAAGGGGCAGGGCACTTTCTCCATCAAGAAAGGGCTGATGAGATTAACAAACATATTTATGACTTCTTCAAAAAATTCTAA